In Lactuca sativa cultivar Salinas chromosome 5, Lsat_Salinas_v11, whole genome shotgun sequence, the DNA window TTTCTatgtgcgtattagaccaatatggttgttattaccgtttaaAAATAGTCCTTTTACCGGTTttaaccggtaaaaatgactatttctaaacggtaataacaaccatatttgtctaatacgcacaaaaaaaatcttggtgacctaatacggacaaactggaaaccttattaccctcctaagtcattaacccTAATTTTAAAGACAGTGAGAATATATAACCATCAACAGTAAACTACTTCGTTTATAACTCGCGTCGTCCCATATAACCTGTTACTCCTCTATATGGCGAAGCTCTTCATCTATAGTCATCCATTTGGGGACATCCGATAAAATTGGAAGGATACAGAGAATATTAACATGGCCCCTGCGCAAGGATGACACATACAAATCGAGAAAtggtccaaaaaaaaaaattaaccctTCGTCGCCTTCTCTGGAACCCTAATTCCCTTTTCAAATGCTAATAGAGTTCAATTGCAATTCTTACGTTTCAGTAATTCATCTACTGAAGTCATGATCAGACAACATGTGGATTTTATGGTCAGATTGATCTTCTTGCTGATGTCTTCAGTCATTTGTGGCAAGTAAGGGTGATCTTTCTTTCTATAAAGTCTCCTTTAAGTTTTTTACTTTTCCTGTCATTAAGCTTCATGTTTTATAAACTTTCGTTTATGTGTTGTATATAGTCtttatgtgtttgtttatgtgctgatttttttattcattttgaaaCTTCAGTTTCTTAGTTCATGTTGTGGCTTtgctttttataaaataattgataataGACATCCTCTGCAAGTCCCTGTTGGTTTTACATTTCCATTCGTTATCAAATGTAGACATTGATGGGAGGTATCAAAGTGAGATTGTTtttgtacacatggatgtgttCATGTAAACATCTAAATGACTAAAAAGAAGTTATTGATAAAATGTTGCATATTTATGTAATGAAGATCATCAATCATATGAGTTTTTGGATTTAGAAGTTTTGGAAGGGTTGTGAGATAAGTTTAAATGGAAGCAACTATTTTCAGTCAAACAAATCAGTCAGATTAATTAGTAAGCATGCTTTCTAAATAATCAGGGTTAATGAtttaggagggtaataaggtttccagtttgtccgtattaggtcactaaggttttttttgtgcgtattagaccaatatggttgttattaccgtttagaaatagtaCTTTTTACCGGTTAAAACCGGTAAAAggactatttctaaacggtaataacaaccatattggtctaatacgcacaaaaaaaaccttagtgatctaatacggacaaactggaaaccttattaccttcctaagtcattatcccgaGTTTTAATGGATGCTTATTTTTCTGAATCAATAGCTCATTATATAAGTAAAAAAAGTAGTACGAGTAtatatacataacatattatatataGATAAGTATCGATGATTGCATAAATAATAGAATATACTTGAATATACCTCTTGGCGTTCCAAAAATTAAATCTACCAAGCCTTTTCCAAAAAAGTTTTTCCGTTCCAATTTTTTTTCgttaattaaaaacaaataaaCTCAAATTGCAATAATCTTtataaaatttgatttattaaaaagtaaAAAGTCATAACTTCATCTACCATGcctttttctataaattttgatttattaaaaaagtTCAAAATATACAGCTTCATCACATGTTGTGAAAGGAGCCATGACAAATAGATAGTCATGACGCATATTGATATAGCTGGATACGTCTCCATCTATGTTGATCCATTGCCACTTGTCAGGAAAAATGACTTACATACTGTGTGCCCTTAATTTTGAGATCTTGATATAGATGTCATACCTTGATATACATTACACTGCATTACACGTCATCAATACATGTAGTGTATTATTGTACACAAATACACGAATACAACTTGCATATGTAGAGTATATGAGATTCGATGAAATCTGCTTTGGAGAttctaaattattttattttttattctataTTATTCATTGGATATCAATTTAAGAGTTTTATTGTTTTCATAGTAACTTTGACTCTAAATTATGTAATAATTTCGATACTTTGTTTTAAGAATGATGCGCGTCAGAAGAGCCTAAGCATAATTAATAATGTCATTATGTTTAACTCATGGAGGTTATATAAACATCGATATCTTCATGTAATAGAAAAAACAACGTAATTAgtaagtatgtatgatatttgTTCCTTCGAACCACGTGATTTTCAATACCTTTTATGTTATATGAAAAGTGAATAACATAAAATTTTGAGAAAAATTATTTCATATTACActaaaacatttcaatacagaAAACAATACATATATTATGAAATTAGATTCGTCCTCACTTCCATCAAGAACACGTATCACACATGACTTGCTTACAACAGAAAGAGCATGTATTTGTAATAAACTTATTCGTAGGACGAATTTATGTAGTCAACACTTTTATAGTTTCTTTCCATGATATCATCTTCATGGCACGATGTATCCTGCAACGAGCAAAAAATGACCAATCAATATATGAGTATATAAGAATGCAGCATCGAAGGACAGACCCCTAGGAACTTTCCCAAATGGTGGCAAAATATTCTCAAATGAAAGTTTCAGGaaaaagaaacatttaaataCAATCGTCTAGGTTTTCATTGActagttttcttttctttttatgatttttttatgcATGAgtaaatttaagaaaaaaaaaagaaaaagaagggcTTGTAAGCGTTCTTTTTTCTATAAACTATTGTTTTCTCGCATAATCAACATATTTAAATGAATAACTTAACGATGTGAAAGTCTACTTGCATTTAACCGATTAAATACAACATAATGGGATAGATGTTGGGTTCATGTATACCAATATTATGTCATTTAGATCCATTGACGTAGTCTTCAAAAGAATTGACtttattaaataaaaagttttaacaGCATAGCTTGTACATTGTCTGTTTGTCTTCTTACTCGTTGTATTGTAATCGCTAATTAATATATTGAATAGTTATTGGATTGTTCAATGAAAAAAATTAGTTGTTAATATATGTATTTCAccaagtttttataaaaataaatcattataaaaaataataaatatatataaacatttaaaTGGTTATTTGACATTTGATTAAACACAATAAAATTTAATGCATTTCAAATGCCCTAAAAGAAGTTGATGCCTACACTATGAGTGTATGCGTATCCATAAATGCAAGTTGATATGTCAAAAATCAATACAAAGCATGAATTATTCAAGAAAAACACATCACTTACTCCCACACTTCTTCCCGATTGGCCTCTTTTTGATGTTACATCGCTTAGGGATGCCTATCGCAATAGCAGGCTTTATACCAGCTTGGATAGCCAATGGAGAAAGCAAAACCGCACAAAGACACTTTGGTGCAGTATTGATTAAAGCGTTAACCTTGGTACAACACATTGGTGGAACCTTAGCCTTGGCATTCCCACCTGCAGCCAAGCATGGGCTCAAGCTAAGGGCAGCAGACCGAATAGGTGTTTTTCCACACTCACCAGCTCCATCGACTTCTAGAACAGAAGTTGATGCAGCCAAGAAGTACAAAATTAATAGAGTTGACAATGCAAAGCATGTGTTTGATGCCATTGGAGTGTAAGTTGTTGAAAAAGGTAAAGGTTATTGGTTTAGTTAAATAGATGAATTGGCAATAGGGTGTGAAAAGAGAAGGTTAGTGGGGTGGTTGTGGGATTATACGTGGAGGGAGTATGTGGTTGTGTTAAATTTCTTGTAGTCACTTTATAAGTGTAATGATTTTAAAGATGGTGGTACATAACGTTTAGGTGACATAAGGGTATGCTCTTTCGTTTAAGTAGTGCCTTCTTATTTCCCAATTCCCATACTTATTAATATGTAGTATGTAGACTTTAACTAATTTACTACTAGAAGGGGAAAGAAACTTTAATTATGTTACATTTATAATACATATATTTTTATCTTCAAAAAATTTGTATACACAAGTGTGTAGTTGTACAAATAAAATTTGTGTTTGCATTATATATTCTGGATTTTTTTTCTAcgtaaagtataatgaaattattaaAGATGTAACTTCCCAACTTTTATTTCAcgtattatatttatttaagtGCAATTGGAAACTGCTGAAGTTTAGTTGAGTTGGATTATTTAtggtgcgtttggttgtggaaacTTTTCCAATTTTCTAggaaaattttccaagaaaaacggAAATTCTGAAAACGCGTTTGGTTCGtttagttttccaaagttttctaagaaaatgaaaattttcagttttccaaattgtatgtaaattagaaaagttatttttacagtttttcaaagttttccaaatttctaaaatgaaaaatgaaaactcCACCCCTTCCAACCAAACGTGTTTTCAttgaaaattaaaaatgaaaactcaatcttattttctgaaaacattttcataaaaaataaaaacagttTTCCACAACCAAAGACACCCTTAgtgatttataaattaataagtcTAGTGATTTAAAATTTTCTACATGGAATAACTTTCAAAAtcatatcattattttttttcatgGCCATGGTACCCTCTACAGCTAAAAGCCTTAAGGGCATGCCCTCAAGGCTCAATGGCTTCATCATATGGGCTACCTGTTAATTACTGTTAATTACTTAATGGACTAAAATAAATAAGAGGAAAAAGGGAGCCCAAATTGCCTAACCTagacaataaaataaaataaaaatgctCGATGCTTCTAGCCTTCTCTTTCACTGGACCAGTGTCCCACAGACTCCAAAGAAGCAAACAAAAAATCGTATTTTCTCTTTGTCCCTAGTCGTTTGTAGTTTGTACACGGTAACAAGAAAACTATTGTAACTCGATAGTCTTATTATTCTTTGtctttataatttaaaaaataaggtaatttttttaatctaatttgtagtttttatattttaatattataaaccATGAATTTATAATTTTATGATGTTATAAACTtgtacttaaattattaatttaggacaaaattttaaaaatggtCCTTATGCTTGTCAAAAATTTATGCTTGTAAAAAATCTATGTTTTTTATCAAAAGAAAATTTGGTGATGCATTAGTGATGTAATTTAGGATACATTATGTGCTTTTGGTTATTAGTGATCTAATTTAGGATGCATCATGTGGTTTTGGTCTGTTCACATTTTTGTATAGTTTTGGCTTATACCATACCTAAAATGATAAAATTAcccttaaataattttttttaattccttttaattattttattattatttgacaaaattgcaaaaatgatccTTATGCTTGTTAAAAATTTGttgttttggtccaaaaaagtttggtgGTATATTAGTGATCCAATTAAGGATACCTTATGTGCTTTCGGTCTATATGGTTGGCATTTTTGTGAGGTTTTGTTTTATACCCTATCTAAAATGATTAAAATACACTTAAATAattcttttttaatttctttaatttcttttattattattttaattaaaaaaacaaaaaaaaatctcaaTTACCTACCCACCCCTCTTAATTTCTTTTGAATATTTGGAACCATCACCTGGTCACTACCACCACTCGATCACCACTAACATCGAACCGTCGCCCTCCTCACCGGAACACCACCATTCTTCTTTGATACATACTATATCATATTCACTGTAACCTCAATAAACCACCCTTATATTAGGGGTGTCAAAAAGTCTCATGGGACCCCGTTCCCGTGGGGGCCCTGTCCCGTTTgggggattttttttttaaatcgggggcgggggcgggggcaaggttaacccccgttttatTTTCGGGGGCGGAGGCGGGGTAGGCAATCTCGTCCCGAAACCCCCatggggaccccgttaataaattacacatatatttacatatattaattatataaatataataaataataacatgATTTTAAGCTTCCAAAATTCATTAAAAAGCATGTTTTTACGTTGttagtataatttttaaaatgctataacttttttatttttaacatgtaagattttgctataaataattatttgttacctaaaaaatagcttcttttagcctaaataacaacttcttttagcctaaataacaacttcttttagcCTAAAAAGTTgtagcccaaaatcaatcgggaCGGGGGAACGGGGGCGGGGGTAATAAAGGGGATTCGGGGGCAGGGGTACAAAGCTTGAACATTCTGGGGGTGGGGGCGGGGGAACGGGGAAATTTTGGGGGCGGGGGTGGTGGATGCACtccccgtcccgtttgcccccgttgacatccctacctTATACCGTCACCAAAAGCCACCTACGTCACATCGAACCACCTACAACATACCAGCCGAACAACCCTTAAAACCTCCATTTGTTTCGAACTCTTTATTACAGCCACTTGCATCATCAACACCAAGATGAACCCTACGATAAATATGGTGATTTATTTAGGTATGCGGTGGGTATGGTTTGTGTACCCTACCTTTGGCGAATGCAGGGGTTAAACCGAAAATGGTTCTAAAAATCAATTCACCCATCGAAATCAGAGGAAGATATAAGTAGGAAGGGACTGGATGTGTGTCCATCGGCGTTTGGATGAACAAGATTGGTTCTGGTGGTAGGTTTATTTCTAATAGAGAACCATATGAGCGGTGGTCGTTTTTCATAACAATGGTAGAGGTGGAGGTTGATGACAGTCGTCGCCCCTCCAGGCCACCGACGTTCATTTCCCTAGCTTTTTTATGAACATATTCGACGATGTACCAACATAAAATAGAGGCAAAGAATTTCTCGATCCAAATTTGTATCTTGATTGAGATGAACTCTGGTGGGCGATGTTGTTGACATGTGATGGTGAGAATATAGGTTTTCGAGGACCATATATGTGATATAAGTAGTGGTGATGATGAACCGAGCACAACCCATCGAGCACGTTTTCCGTTTAAGAATAGTGGTTGACTTCGATGGGGGAGGTGACGACTTCTGGTAGCAGCAGTGAGTTTTTTTGATGTAGAGGCTGAAAACAAACTCGAAAAAATGTTTTAGGTttaagtggtggtggtggtggcatttatatatatatatatatatatatatatatatatatatatatatatatatatatagagagagagagagagagagagaaagagagataaataaagaaaaaaagaaagaggGATGCACTTTTTCTATTTTTAATTcactaaaaatattaatttaaatataaaaaacaaagataaggggtataatagtcttttaaAGTTGATAGGGACGAAAAACACATTAAGTATTCAAATTTGGACCACTGGTGCACCACCAAACATTTTTTGACCAAAATCACATAATTTTGATAAGCATAAGggtcatttttgcaattttgtcttaattTAGTTAAAAACTTGTACTTACAGTTTATGAATTATGGTATTGAGTTTTGAATATATGGGTCATGTTAATTCAGTTTTGAATATATGGGTTATTCAACATAGTAAAGTGATAAAGTAACCAATAAACCATACCTAGTGGAAGGTATGGACGATTTTATGACATAGTAAAGTGATAAAGCAACCAATAAACCATATCTAGTGGAAGTATGGATGGTTTTATGACAGAGAAAAAGAATAAGTGTTAACCATTTATTCTTATTATTTGAATGTACATGACATATACCATTGGTCTTCCATAGGTttaaatgtaacgacccaatttttatgaccaaaaatttcgttttaaaaacattacttttagaaaatataaaaggCTAAAACGTTGTCTGATCAAAATATCacacaagtgaaccatgtctaaaagccaattcatacattcaattaaaatatcagagtacaaatcccagtgaagctcgtaaatgcggaaaccggagagtgtgtgcgtgacgtgccgctaccgcgccggctcctttcccctagctgaggaggtacctgaaaccaaaactgaaaactgtaagcacaaagcttagtgagttcccccataataccacataccatgcaacatataacaaccattattcagctaggagttacgggccttgcccacactcgggaagatacgggccctgcccacacttcgctagccgggagatacgggcctcgcccatacttgtgaagatacgggccctgcccacacttcgctatctgagagatacgggcctagcccacactccgacctcggagagatacgggccctgcccacactcaaccactaacccataacatacaagtatcacgcagacaacaagtataagcaattctatcatattaacacatatatcgtACTTAGCTAcaacagagatacgggctcggcccacactctagtactagcatatcgtctacacgggtcggccttggtgccttagacccgttcctactgggaaggaaactcacctcgaaatagctgctggtctgtgtgggaactgatcacctactactgctgctgctgctccggaaaccctccggctgcaattcccacaatatactcaatcaaacactgctcactgacctttgggtaaaatgaccattttacccctgaccttgccctaagtcaaagtcagagtcaactttcagttgacctcgactcgccgagttggctttccaactcgccgagtccctacgcaaacgactgccctgaatcccgatcctacccgtcgagttaggcgacgactcgacgggttcgccttcatgaccaatattcaagtccttcatcctactcgccgagttgtatgaacaactcgtcgagttcatcttcatccgaagaacactcatgctaagactcgtcgagttgtatgaacaactcgtcgagtctgttcttgatctaaggagattgccttgaactcgccgagtcagggcattgactcgccgagtacctccatatatgggttaagcttccgactcactgagtcacaccctgtgactcactgctcattcgacactacgaaaaaggggacaaactcgaagactcgcgagtagactcgccgagtcacatgaacgactcgccgagtcgttgccatgcactcctaaaatataccgatttgctcggttccagtccatgccattcttagatctggacttctagggcacgaatcacacgtaaagtttccaactttacgtgtggatattcaccaatatggattttagggctcaaaatgtctcaaaagggtagacctagggctaacaagcaacatggagccaaaaagctaacagatctgagctcctggagctcaatcttgcctagatccaaaggccaaacaccttattacaacatacaatgcacatacaagcttggggattagatcaagaaggacccaaatgaagttttaagcatagaatcaaggggaaaacgggttatacctcaaaggaactgctggaagaacacaaataatgcttggatggcttcccttcttctggatctacttccttcctctttcaaagccttcaaaaacacacccactaacctcaaactctcaaagaatagcttagaacgagagatacagggctttaagggtcaatgggggccgacttggggctgataagtcctttaaatagggtgcaaaccactgaaacttagggtttcatccaacagctgtgactcgccgagtccaggatatggactcgccgagtcaccaacttaaacgtgtcccgggtcccgcatctactcggcgagtcggacctatgactcgccgagtccaaggctaaaagaaaggaaatactcaaataacatttacgtaccaggaactgggtgctacaaatctcccccacttattttagacttcgtcctcgaagtctgctgctcgatcctgaaacagctcgggataatgctccataatctcgtccaccggctcccaagtccattccgaaccttTGCGGTGtttccattgcaccttcactagctccaccttcttgttcctcaaatccttcgacttcttgtcgaggattgcgactgggcgctcaatgtaattcaggctgtcatcaacctgaatatcctccaaaggtactactgcagaatcgtctactaggcactttcgcaactgcgaaacatggaaagtgttgtggatctggctaagctcggctggcagatccagcctatatgctaccttgcccacccgggttacgaccctgaacggtccgatgaatcgcgggcccagcttgccccgcttcctgaatcggatgacgcctttccacgaagacaccttcaggagaaccatatccccaacctggaactctaaatcggatcgacgcttgtcggcataacttttctgccgactctgagcagtctgaagcctgctccggacctgctggatcctctcagtcgtcttgagcaccacttcggtgcttcccatgactctctggccaacctcaccccagcatatcggggtcctacacctccgtccgtacaacatctcgaagggagggcggtcgatactcgcgtgatagctgttgttgtaggagaactcggccaggggaagataggtatcccagctaccactgaAATCTAGtacgcacgcccgcagcatatcctccagagtctggatggtccgctcgctctgcccatccgtctgcgggtgaaaggcagtgctaaaatgcagacgagtgcctaactcgtcatggaatctcttccaaaacctggaagtaaaacgcacatccctgtccgagatcaccgatactggcaccccataccgtgccacaatctccctgatatagatgtcggccaatttctcggccgatatgctctcctgaatcggaataaagtgagcactcttggtcaatctatccacgatgacccaaatcgaatccactccacgtgcggtcctaggaagcttcgtgataaaatccatcgtgatatcttcccatttccacagtggaatatccaacggctgcatcttgccatgcggtctctgatgttcggccttgaccttcctgcaggtcaaacatcgctcgacataccatgccacatcccgcttcatgcagggccaccaatagtctagacgaagatccctatacatcttcgtcgccccgagatgaatagagaatcgggacttgtgcgcctcctccatcaaaatctggcgcacgcctccgtgatacggcacccacaccctacggtgtagtgtcaataatcctcggctatcataatcgaaggaggaaacctgacctactacacgctcgctcttccgatgctcctccttgatagcctcctgttgagcctctcgaatctgctccaacaggggagtcaccacggtcatcctcatgcaaacgtccctgatcggcgccgccttgcggctaagcgcatcggccaacacattggccttccccgggtggtaaaggatctcgcaatcataatccgtcaccacatccaaccaccgtcgctgcctcatgttcagattcggctgatccatgaggtacctcaaactcttatggtccgtgtagatggtacaccgaaccccatagaggtaatgtcgccaaatcttgagggcaaataccaccgcccccaactccaaatcgtgcgtcgggtagttcgcctcgtgaggcttgagctgcctcgaagcgtaagcaatgacatgccccctttgcatcagcaccgcgcccaacccagaaatggacgcatcacaataaaccacaaaatcctctacgccctctggcagggctaagatcggcgcctcacacaatctctgtctcagcgtctcaaatgcagcctgctgcttgggtccccaccgaaagaccgcggctttcttcgtcagccgcgtcaggggcacggctatcttggagaaatcctggataaatctccgatagtagcctgccaatcccaggaaactccgaatctcagatggagacttcagaacctcccatctcatcacggcctcgaccttgccagatcgaccagaatcccgttctggttgacgaggtgtcccagaaattgcacctcgcgcaaccaaaactcacacttggagaacttggcatacaagctctccctcctcagggtctctaacacctctctcagatgctcctcatgttcctcccgggtcttggaataaaccaagatatcatcgataaagactatcacagaccggtccagcatcggtctgcatacacggttcatgaggtccatgaacgcggcaggagcattggtgagcccaaacggcatcaccacgaactcataatggccatagcgcgtccgaaacacggtcttctgcatatcctcctccctgaccctaatctgatgataacccgaacgcaaatctatcttggagaaccaagatgcgccctaaagctggtcaaagaggtcatcaatcctcggaagcgggtaacggttcttcaccgttaccttgtttagctcccgataatctatacacatccgatgcgacccgtccttcttcttcacaaacagaatcggggctccccagggcgaactgctcggacgaatgaaccccttgtctagcagctcctgcagctgcgtagacaactcctgcatcttgggaggagccaaccgatacggtgccttggctatcggagccgcaccaggaacaaggtcgatcctgaactccacctgtcgctccagaggtatcccaggaagctcctctgggaagacgtctgcaaagtcccgaaccaccggaacctcgctcatcgATGCATTACCCGCCtctcgggtatccatcacatacgcgacataacctgcgcatccct includes these proteins:
- the LOC111913385 gene encoding non-specific lipid transfer protein GPI-anchored 15, with protein sequence MASNTCFALSTLLILYFLAASTSVLEVDGAGECGKTPIRSAALSLSPCLAAGGNAKAKVPPMCCTKVNALINTAPKCLCAVLLSPLAIQAGIKPAIAIGIPKRCNIKKRPIGKKCGRYIVP